From one Thermovirga sp. genomic stretch:
- a CDS encoding peptide chain release factor 2 (programmed frameshift), producing MVQIPKTTVMEGLHSLVAELKESLDPARLLEEIERLTKITSGADFWGGGNPQSVTKELARLQTRLDAWREVSREIEELETMTDLLESDDDPELEGEFSHRSSSLEKRIHDLQLLLLLDEEYDESNAILSIHSGAGGHDSQDWAEMLLRMYLRWAEEKGFRTRILEITEDEEAGIKSATVLVTGEYAYGYLKTERGVHRLVRISPFDTAKRRHTSFASLNVSPELPDDVEIDIDPEDLKIDTYRSGGAGGQHVNMTDSAVRITHLPTGIVVSCQNERSQHMNRQSAMVVLRGRLYEKMLQERQEQINAIQGEKKEIGWGSQIRSYVLHPYTMVKDHRTNMEKGNVQAVLDGDIDEFILSFLRYRKHVQ from the exons ATGGTTCAGATACCCAAAACTACCGTAATGGAGGGACTTCACTCGCTCGTTGCCGAGTTGAAGGAAAGCCTT GACCCGGCTAGGCTGTTGGAAGAGATAGAAAGGTTGACGAAGATCACCTCCGGGGCGGACTTTTGGGGAGGCGGAAATCCCCAATCCGTCACGAAGGAATTGGCTCGTCTCCAAACAAGGCTCGACGCCTGGAGGGAAGTCTCCCGTGAAATAGAAGAACTCGAGACCATGACAGACCTTCTCGAATCGGATGATGATCCTGAACTCGAAGGGGAGTTCAGTCATAGATCGTCGTCTCTCGAGAAGAGGATTCATGATCTTCAACTTCTGCTGCTCCTCGATGAGGAGTACGATGAATCGAACGCTATCCTGAGCATCCACTCGGGAGCCGGCGGCCATGACTCCCAGGACTGGGCCGAGATGCTTCTCAGGATGTATCTTCGCTGGGCAGAGGAGAAAGGTTTCCGGACCCGTATCCTGGAGATCACGGAGGACGAAGAGGCCGGGATCAAGTCAGCCACGGTACTCGTGACCGGGGAGTACGCTTATGGGTACCTGAAGACCGAGAGGGGAGTGCATAGACTCGTCAGGATATCCCCCTTCGACACGGCCAAGAGGAGGCATACCAGTTTCGCCTCTCTCAATGTCTCCCCGGAACTACCGGACGACGTGGAGATCGATATCGACCCGGAAGATCTCAAGATAGACACCTACCGATCCGGTGGAGCTGGAGGACAGCATGTGAATATGACCGATTCGGCGGTGAGAATAACCCATTTGCCGACCGGGATAGTCGTCAGCTGCCAGAATGAGCGCTCCCAACACATGAACCGCCAAAGCGCCATGGTGGTCCTCAGGGGCCGCCTTTATGAAAAAATGCTGCAGGAAAGGCAAGAGCAGATCAACGCCATCCAGGGAGAGAAGAAGGAGATAGGCTGGGGCAGCCAGATCAGGTCCTATGTCCTGCATCCTTATACGATGGTCAAAGATCACCGCACGAACATGGAAAAAGGGAACGTGCAGGCCGTACTGGACGGTGACATCGATGAATTTATACTCTCCTTTCTCAGGTACAGGAAGCATGTCCAATGA